The window GACCGTACTCCCCAGGCGGAGTGCTTAATGCGTTAGCTGCAGCACTAAGGGGCGGAAACCCCCTAACACTTAGCACTCATCGTTTACGGCGTGGACTACCAGGGTATCTAATCCTGTTTGCTCCCCACGCTTTCGCGCCTCAGTGTCAGTTACAGACCAGATAGTCGCCTTCGCCACTGGTGTTCCTCCAAATCTCTACGCATTTCACCGCTACACTTGGAATTCCACTATCCTCTTCTGCACTCAAGTTCCCCAGTTTCCAATGACCCTCCACGGTTGAGCCGTGGGCTTTCACATCAGACTTAAGAAACCACCTGCGCGCGCTTTACGCCCAATAATTCCGGACAACGCTTGCCACCTACGTATTACCGCGGCTGCTGGCACGTAGTTAGCCGTGGCTTTCTAATAAGGTACCGTCAAGGTACAGCCAGTTACTACTGTACTTGTTCTTCCCTTACAACAGAGTTTTACGAACCGAAATCCTTCTTCACTCACGCGGCGTTGCTCCATCAGGCTTTCGCCCATTGTGGAAGATTCCCTACTGCTGCCTCCCGTAGGAGTCTGGGCCGTGTCTCAGTCCCAGTGTGGCCGATCACCCTCTCAGGTCGGCTACGCATCGTCGCCTTGGTGAGCCGTTACCTCACCAACTAGCTAATGCGCCGCGGGCCCATCCTATAGCGACAGCCGAAACCGTCTTTCAGTCTTTCACCATGAAGTGAAAGAGATTATTTGGTATTAGCCCCGGTTTCCCGGAGTTATCCCAAACTATAAGGTAGGTTGCCCACGTGTTACTCACCCGTCCGCCGCTAAATCAGAGGAAGCAAGCTTCCTCATCATTCGCTCGACTTGCATGTATTAGGCACGCCGCCAGCGTTCGTCCTGAGCCAGGATCAAACTCTCCATAAAAGAAATTTGATAAGCTCAAATTGTTTTGCTGGCATCAATTTTGATGTCCAAAATTTTGTTTTGTTCACTAACCGAAGTTTGCTACTAAAAACTTTATTGATTACGTTTTGCTTGTTCAGTTTTCAAGGTTCATTTAGCTTAACTCTTTTCGTTAAGAGCTAACTTTTATATAATAACATGTTATTAATATTATGTCAACCTGTTATTTTATTTTTATATTGTTGAAGTTACATGTCGTAACAGCAACTTTCTTATAATATCATCTACATTGTAGAACGTCAATAGTTTTTATTATTAATTTAAAATAATAATAGTTTTCATATTCTAAACTTTGGCCAGGTCTTTAGAAATTGTATAGTCCGATTTCTTCCTATCTCTAATAAGGTTTCCTTTGTCTCTTCATTCAAATCAAATTGTGTAGCACTATAATCATCTACCGGAATAAAAATAATATCCCTTTCATGTCTTCTTGATATATATCTTTCATCATGTGCTCCCTTCATTGTTGCAAATAACGCTTCAAATAAATTTAAGCCGTTTTTTATTTCGTGCGGGCATTGTTCTTCGCTACGACGGCTTAATTTAAGGCCTATTATCGGCCGCACCTTACGTCCATTGCCATCATCAAATATCCATAAAGGAAAGTTACTTAATACCCCACCATCAACAATAACAGATTCACCCTTTCCGGTTTTTAATGTAACTGGTTCAAAAAAAAACGGTATTCCACAACTCATACGTAAAGCACATGCTACGGAAAAATTCTCTGCATCGATATGATACTTTTGCAAATCATCTGGTAATACAATCATTCTACCGTTGGTTAAATCTGATGCTACTAATTTCAATGAATCTTTAGGCAAATCGCCAAAAGTATAAACACCTTTAGCCGCTAATTTTTGAAAGAACCATTTTTCCAATGCTTTTCCTTTATATAAACCTAAATGATTATATACATTCACCCATTTCATAAACGGAAGTGGTAGAAATGTTTTCCGAGGATCTAATAAAGAAGGTACATCTAACTCTTCTAACATACATTCAATCTCTTTGCCACTATATCCAGCAGCAATAAATGCAGCTAATATGGCCCCAGCACTCGTCCCAGCTACTCTCTTAAAACGGAAATTTTGATCTTCTAGAACTTGATACGCCCCAACCAATGCAAAACCCTTTAAACCACCACCAGAAAAAACGCCATCAATCCACAAAATTCCCTCTCCTTTTTCAAGTAATCTTTACATTATAAGAATTAAATAAAGAAATTAGAACTTAACAAGGAGATTAATGTCAAATGAACGATAGTTTCTACTTCTATAGAATAAAAGACTAAAAAGGATTGAGCTCTGTTGAATACAGTGCTCAATCCTAGAAATTTGTTTAAAATGGCTAAGTTTATTTTAAATCAAATTATTTGATTGACTTTGAAACTCTGGACAATCTAGCATTTCTTTCTTTAATAACGAATAAACTTAAAACATGCGCATTTTTTGACTATTTGCTACTCGAAAATTAATCGTATTTGAGAATAAATTATATGCTCCCCATTAGGTAGATAGATTAAAAAATAAAATCTGTTTATCTAAGGGTTTTTGGGGGGCGCAGTAAATACATATATGAGTTGAAATAGACCGTTTTAGATTTAAATAAGTAAAGGTCATATTCTTATGAAAGATATAAGCAAAAAAATTCGAAGTATCTGTCACAAAAAAAATCGAAGCAAGAATCTTTACGGGGCAAACGTATAAACACCTTATGAAAAAGCTGAAGTTAGAAATGAAACAATTACACGGCTTAAGCCCAATAGAATTCTGGACTTAAGCCGCTTAAATTTTTCTTATAATTTTCGCTATCTACTTGACCTGGAGCAGTTCAAAATCTCCAATACGCTTATCAATTTCATACAAACTAACAATCAAGTTAAAGAGAGTCTCTAAATCGAGTAGGAGGGAGTGATTAACTCCCGACCTCTCACACCACCGTACGTACCGTTCGGTATACGGCGGTTCAATTAAGAGGATAACGTAAAGTTTCATAACGAGCTAATAGACTTTTGAGCCCTCGGGAACTCCAATAGGAGTTTCCGAGGGTTCTGTCTAGTATCGGGCTTTTGGATATTCTCCAGTAACTTTTACGACCGCACCACCCTATCAGGTATTGATTGAGTTCCTGGATACGATAATCCATCGAATAAGGTTTCTTCCTAGAGGTTATCTCTCGAATTTTGTTCTTCATCCGTTTCACGCTTTCTTTGGCGATGCGAACCTTTGGTTCTATACCATTAGTGAAACTGAATCCAAGAAACTTCCTTTTCCAAGGACGGTCTACTGCTGACTTATTCAGGTTAACTTTCAACTTAAGTTTCCCTTCAATAAACCAAGTAACAGAGTTCATGACCCGATTGCCTGATTTCTTTGTTTTCACATAGATATTGCAGTCATCGGCGTATCTTACAAATTTATGACCTCTTTCCTCCAATTCCTTGTCCAGTTCATCAAGTACGATGTTGGAAAGCAGTGGACTTAGGGGACCTCCTTGCGGAGTACCTTCTTCACTAATTGTCACGATACCATTTATCATGATGCCCGATTTCAAGTATTTACGGATTAACTTAAGCAGATGCTTATCTTCGATTCGTTTCGCAAGTACACCCATGAGCCTATCATGGTTCACCTTGTCGAAGAATTTCTCCAAGTCTATGTCCACTACCCAGCGATTCCCTTCCCGTATATATCCTTTTGCTTCCCTTATCGCATCATGAGCGCTTCGATTTGGTCGAAACCCGTAACTATGGTCTGAAAAAGTCGGGTCATATAGAAAAGTTAACACTTGGGCAATGGCTTGTTGAATAAAACGGTCTGTCACGGTAGGGATACCTAATAAACGCACACCACCAGCAGGTTTCGGGATTTCGACTCTGCGGACAGGCTGCGGTTCATAAGTTCCCTGAAGAAGTACCATTTTCATGGTTTCCCAGTGTTGTAGGATATGCTTTCGTAGGTTTTGTACGGGCATTTCGTCGACACCGTGGCTCCCTTTATTACGCTCCACCCGTTTTAAGGCAGAGAGCAGATTTTCGCGTGACAGGATTCGTTCCATTAACATTGGTTACGCCTCTTTCCGTGAACAACAGTTCTTCTTATGCCAGTTCTGCTCCACCATCTTGAAGTCCCCATGGGATTCACCATTTCCTCCTTCAAGCATGCCTTATCGGTTATCTGTGTTCTTCGCAGTTTACTGAATGCCAAGATGATGTTCTCTCTTAATTGTTCAGCCCTTCCCATCCTTCTCGAGTCAGAATGGTACTATGGCTTCTGCTGACTTCTGATTGTTCAGCTATTCATCACTGAATAGGTTACCAAGTGTACTTGGCGTACCAACCAGACCTCCCCAGGTAAGAACGTAGTCTTTCCTTCCATCTATCTGCTTCATTTACTACATATGACCTTCGGCAGAAAGGGCTTCGTTTTGTTATGCAAACTCACCCAGTCGTACATAGCCTTCTATGAAGTTCGTGTTCCTCAGACCGGAGGTTTGCCGCTCGCTTCCTTCAGATTCCGCGTCACCGCGAACACCCTTGCGTTAAGCTAACTATTACTTCTGCCTTCACAGTTCGGGACTTGCACCCTATAGACTACGCCCATGCTGGGCGCACATAAAAAAAACAGCCAGCAATCAGCTGACTGTTTTGGATGCCTAGCGACGTCCTACTCTCACAGGGGGAAGCCCCCAACTACCATCGGCGCTAAAGAGCTTAACTTCCGTGTTCGGTATGGGAACGGGTGTGACCTCTTTGCCATCATCACTAGACTATTGTCGGCTTTCAATATACAGCGTATTTCTTTGTCAGCTTCATTCGTTCAGTCAGTCACGTACTTGAGTACGCTCCTTCCTTCTTTCAATCGCTTCCTCGAACTACTTGTATCTTGAAACCCTATATAGAAAGATGTTGTTCTTTCAAAACTGGATAAACGGTGCATTGAATGTTTCAAACATTTTGGTTAAGTCCTCGATCGATTAGTATTCGTCAGCTCCATGTGTCACCACACTTCCACCTCGAACCTATCTACCTCATCGTCTTTGAGGGATCTTACTTACTTGCGTAATGGGAAATCTCATCTTGAGGGGGGCTTCATGCTTAGATGCTTTCAGCACTTATCCCGTCCACACATAGCTACCCAGCGATGCCTTTGGCAAGACAACTGGTACACCAGCGGTGTGTCCATCCCGGTCCTCTCGTACTAAGGACAGCTCCTCTCAAATTTCCTACGCCCACGACGGATAGGGACCGAACTGTCTCACGACGTTCTGAACCCAGCTCGCGTACCGCTTTAATGGGCGAACAGCCCAACCCTTGGGACCGACTACAGCCCCAGGATGCGATGAGCCGACATCGAGGTGCCAAACCTCCCCGTCGATGTGGACTCTTGGGGGAGATAAGCCTGTTATCCCCGGGGTAGCTTTTATCCGTTGAGCGATGGCCCTTCCATGCGGAACCACCGGATCACTAAGCCCGTCTTTCGACCCTGCTCGACTTGTAGGTCTCGCAGTCAAGCTCCCTTGTGCCTTTACACTCTACGAATGATTTCCAACCATTCTGAGGGAACCTTTGGGCGCCTCCGTTACCTTTTAGGAGGCGACCGCCCCAGTCAAACTGTCCGCCTGACACTGTCTCCTGCCCCGCTAAGGGGCATGGGTTAGAATTTCAATACAACCAGGGTAGTATCCCACCGACGCCTCCTTCGAAGCTGGCGCTCCGAGATCTCTGGCTCCTACCTATCCTGTACAAGTTGTACCAAAATTCAATATCAGGCTACAGTAAAGCTCCACGGGGTCTTTCCGTCCTGTCGCGGGTAACCTGCATCTTCACAGGTACTATAATTTCACCGAGTCTCTCGTTGAGACAGTGCCCAGATCGTTACGCCTTTCGTGCGGGTCGGAACTTACCCGACAAGGAATTTCGCTACCTTAGGACCGTTATAGTTACGGCCGCCGTTTACTGGGGCTTCAATTCGCAGCTTCGCTTGCGCTAACCACTCCTCTTAACCTTCCAGCACCGGGCAGGCGTCAGCCCCTATACGTCACCTTACGGTTTTGCAGAGACCTGTGTTTTTGCTAAACAGTCGCCTGGGCCTATTCACTGCGGCTCTCATGCGCTTGCACGCTCAAGAGCACCCCTTCTCCCGAAGTTACGGGGTCATTTTGCCGAGTTCCTTAACGAGAGTTCTCTCGCACACCTTAGGATTCTCTCCTCGACTACCTGTGTCGGTTTGCGGTACGGGCACCTCTCACCTCGATAGAGGCTTTTCTTGGCAGTGTGAAATCAGGAACTTCGTCCTTAAAGGACTCGCCATCACAGCTCAACGTTACAGTGTGCGGATTTGCCTACACACACGCCTTACTGCTTGGACGCGCACAACCAACGGCGCGCTTACCCTATCCTACTGCGTCCCCCCATTTCTCAAACGGTGAGGAGGTGGTACAGGAATATCAACCTGTTGTCCATCGCCTACGCCTATCGGCCTCGGCTTAGGTCCCGACTAACCCTGAGCGGACGAGCCTTCCTCAGGAAACCTTAGTCATACGGTGGACGGGATTCTCACCCGTCTTTCGCTACTCATACCGGCATTCTCACTTCTAAGCGCTCCACCAGTCCTTCCGGTCTGACTTCAACGCACTTAGAACGCTCTCCTACCACTGACATCGTAGATGTCAATCCACAGCTTCGGTGAATCGTTTAGCCCCGATACATTTTCGGCGCAGCGTCACTCGACCAGTGAGCTATTACGCACTCTTTAAATGTTGGCTGCTTCTAAGCCAACATCCTGGTTGTCTATGCAACGCCACATCCTTTTCCACTTAACGATTACTTTGGGACCTTAGCTGGTGGTCTGGGCTGTTTCCCTTTTGACTACGGATCTTATCACTCGCAGTCTGACTCCCGTGTATAAATATCTGGCATTCGGAGTTTGTCTGAATTCGGTAAACCGGGATGGCCCCCTAGTCCAAACAGTGCTCTACCTCCAGTATTCTCATCACGAGGCTAGCCCTAAAGCTATTTCGGAGAGAACCAGCTATCTCCAGGTTCGATTGGAATTTCTCCGCTACCCACACCTCATCCCCGCACTTTTCAACGTGCGTGGGTTCGGGCCTCCAGTAAGTGTTACCTCACCTTCACCCTGGACATGGGTAGATCACCTGGTTTCGGGTCTACGACCACGTACTAATTCGCCCTATTCAGACTCGCTTTCGCTGCGGCTCCGTCTTCTAAAACTTAACCTCGCACGTAATCGTAACTCGCCGGTTCATTCTACAAAAGGCACGCTATCACCCATTAACGGGCTCTAACTACTTGTAGGCACACGGTTTCAGGATCTATTTCACTCCCCTTCCGGGGTGCTTTTCACCTTTCCCTCACGGTACTGGTTCACTATCGGTCACTAGGTAGTATTTAGCCTTGGGAGATGGTCCTCCCAGATTCCGACGGAATTTCACGTGTTCCGCCGTACTCAGGATCCACTCAGGAGGGAATGAACTTTCGACTACAGGGCTATTACCTGCTCTGGCGGACCTTTCCAAGTCGCTTCATCTAACTCATTCTTTTGTAACTCCGTATAGAGTGTCCTACAACCCCAAGAGGCAAGCCTCTTGGTTTGGGCTCTTCCCGTTTCGCTCGCCGCTACTCAGGGAATCGATTTTTCTTTCTCTTCCTCCAGGTACTTAGATGTTTCAGTTCCCTGGGTCTGCCTTCAAGACGCTATGTATTCACGTCAAGATACTACGCGATTAAACGTAGTGGGTTCCCCCATTCGGAAATCTCCGGATCAAAGCTCACTTACAGCTCCCCGAAGCATATCGGTGTTAGTGCCGTCCTTCTTCGGCTCCTAGTGCCAAGGCATTCGCCGTGCGCCCTTAATAACTTAACCAAAGTTATTAAGCCTAAAAAACTTAAAAAAATAAATGTGTTTGTTACTATTTCAATGTCGTTTTATCCAGTTTTCAAAGAACAATAATTGGTGGAGCCTAGCGGGATCGAACCGCTGACCTCCTGCGTGCAAGGCAGGCGCTCTCCCAGCTGAGCTAAGGCCCCAAGAGGTAGTTATATGGTGGGCCTAAATGGACTCGAACCATCGACCTCACGCTTATCAGGCGTGCGCTCTAACCAGCTGAGCTATAGGCCCTCTTGGAAGTTTTATATTATTTATAAACCTTCAAAACTGAACGCAAAACGTAATCTTACAAACCCAAGGTTTGTATTCCGAAAATATCCTTAGAAAGGAGGTGATCCAGCCGCACCTTCCGATACGGCTACCTTGTTACGACTTCACCCCAATCATCTATCCCACCTTCGGCGGCTGGCTCCAAAAAGGTTACCTCACCGACTTCGGGTGTTACAAACTCTCGTGGTGTGACGGGCGGTGTGTACAAGGCCCGGGAACGTATTCACCGCGGCATGCTGATCCGCGATTACTAGCGATTCCGGCTTCATGTAGGCGAGTTGCAGCCTACAATCCGAACTGAGAACGACTTTATCGGATTAGCTCCCCCTCGCGGGTTGGCAACCGTTTGTATCGTCCATTGTAGCACGTGTGTAGCCCAGGTCATAAGGGGCATGATGATTTGACGTCATCCCCACCTTCCTCCGGTTTGTCACCGGCAGTCACCTTAGAGTGCCCAACTAAATGATGGCAACTAAGATCAAGGGTTGCGCTCGTTGCGGGACTTAACCCAACATCTCACGACACGAGCTGACGACAACCATGCACCACCTGTCACCGTTGTCCCCGAAGGGAAAACTGTATCTCTACAGTGGTCAATGGGATGTCAAGACCTGGTAAGGTTCTTCGCGTTGCTTCGAATTAAACCACATGCTCCACCGCTTGTGCGGGCCCCCGTCAATTCCTTTGAGTTTCAGTCTTGCGACCGTACTCCCCAGGCGGAGTGCTTAATGCGTTAGCTGCAGCACTAAGGGGCGGAAACCCCCTAACACTTAGCACTCATCGTTTACGGCGTGGACTACCAGGGTATCTAATCCTGTTTGCTCCCCACGCTTTCGCGCCTCAGTGTCAGTTACAGACCAGATAGTCGCCTTCGCCACTGGTGTTCCTCCAAATCTCTACGCATTTCACCGCTACACTTGGAATTCCACTATCCTCTTCTGCACTCAAGTTCCCCAGTTTCCAATGACCCTCCACGGTTGAGCCGTGGGCTTTCACATCAGACTTAAGAAACCACCTGCGCGCGCTTTACGCCCAATAATTCCGGACAACGCTTGCCACCTACGTATTACCGCGGCTGCTGGCACGTAGTTAGCCGTGGCTTTCTAATAAGGTACCGTCAAGGTACAGCCAGTTACTACTGTACTTGTTCTTCCCTTACAACAGAGTTTTACGAACCGAAATCCTTCTTCACTCACGCGGCGTTGCTCCATCAGGCTTTCGCCCATTGTGGAAGATTCCCTACTGCTGCCTCCCGTAGGAGTCTGGGCCGTGTCTCAGTCCCAGTGTGGCCGATCACCCTCTCAGGTCGGCTACGCATCGTCGCCTTGGTGAGCCGTTACCTCACCAACTAGCTAATGCGCCGCGGGCCCATCCTATAGCGACAGCCGAAACCGTCTTTCAGTCTTTCACCATGAAGTGAAAGAGATTATTTGGTATTAGCCCCGGTTTCCCGGAGTTATCCCAAACTATAAGGTAGGTTGCCCACGTGTTACTCACCCGTCCGCCGCTAAATCAGAAGAAGCAAGCTTCCTCATCATTCGCTCGACTTGCATGTATTAGGCACGCCGCCAGCGTTCGTCCTGAGCCAGGATCAAACTCTCCATAAAAGAAATTTGATAAGCTCAAATTGTTTTGCTGGCATCAATTTTGATGTCCAAAATTTTGTTTTGTTCACTAACCGAAGTTAGCTACTTAAAACTATATTGATTACGTTTTGCTTGTTCAGTTTTCAAGGTTCATGTTGTTTCGTTTAGTGCGTCACCTCTTGGCGACTCACTTATAATATCAAGTATTAGAAACTATGTCAACACTTTCTCTAAAAAAAATGAAATAGTTTTGAAATGTCATTGATTAAAAGATAATAGGGCAATCAAAATAGATGATTGCCTTACTACAACTTTGTTAATTTGTAATAATACGTGAAATATAGAAAGTGCGGTTTTTTCCAAGATCAAAAATCTCTCCTGTGTTACTTAGTTTAATAAGAGGTCGTGTTGGAGCGAATTTGTTGACGAACATTACTTCACCACGTTCTAAATTAGAAAGCTCAACAATTGTACCAATAGGTAGATCTGCGACTAGATCAATAAGTGCTCGTACTACTTTAATATCAAACTTTCCAAATTCTGATTCATTAACCATCTCTATCACTTTAAAAGAGGATTGCTTAGATCGATATACACGTTCACACGTCATTGCATGAAATACATCTGCAACAGCAATTATCTGTGCAAAAATCGATATATTGGCTATTTTTTCACCCTTAGGATAACCGCTTCCGTTTAAACGTTCATGGTGCTGAAAGATAGCTTCCTTCATCGTATCCTTTAAAATCGTCAAATCCTTCACCATATTATAACTATAGATAGGATGCTTATAAATCTCATCGAATTCTTGCTCTGTTAAGGTCGTTTTTTTATCACGAATACGCGGGTGAATTTTAGCCATACCGCAATCTGCTAATAAGCCCCCGATTGCTACTTGAATCGTAAGTCCTCTATCATAGCCTAATTTTTGTGCAATAACAGAAGAAATTAACGCTGTACCTACACAATGATGATATAAATAGTCCTTTGGATTAGAATACTCGTTTAAATCAAAAATAATTGTACGATCTTCTAATACCATCTCTAATAATGGCAAAATAATTGTACGTGCTTTCGCAATATCTACTTTCGCACCAGCTTCCCAATTTTTAAATTCCCTTTTAAATTGCTCTATAGAATTGTTGTATACCCTTCTAAAAGTTGGGATAGCTTCTGGTGGAATAGCAACTTCTATTTCTTTGTCATCATTTAACTGACTATCTTTCGTTCCATCTGTATATACAGGGACTCTTGAAATGTTAAATGCACTTAAGACTTGTAGATGCTCATGGGAAAATATTGTGTCTTTAAAAATTATTGGATATTGTGTATTAGCAAAAATATCTTCAGATATTACTTTACCCAAGCGTAACTCTGAAATTGGGACATGTGTAGTTTCCACGAAATTAACACCTCTTCACTATTTCACTTGCTTAACATTAAGGTTTATTACATTTTATCATGTAATTCAAAATAATTACTTATTTTTCATGATTTATAATAAAAACCGATGATCGGCAATCTAAAGTTGTCGTCATCGGCTATTTATTATTCTTCTACTTGTTCATCATCTTCAGTAGTGTCGTCATCTTCTTCTTTTTCAACTTTCGCAACTGTTGCGACAAGTTCGTCATCTCCTAAACGAATTAAACGAACGCCTTGTGTGCTACGACCAATTAAAGAGATATCATTTACGTCCATACGTATTAGCATACCATTGATTGTAATTAGCATTAAATCTTCGGAACCATCAACTGTTTTCACAGCAACCATTGGTCCGTTTTTATCAGTGATTTGGATTGTTTTTAATCCTACGCCACCGCGACTTTGTAAACGATATTCTTCCTCAGAAGTACGTTTGCCGTAACCTTTTGCGGTAACAACTAGAATTTCTTCCCCAGACTCAACGATTTCCATTCCAACTACTTCGTCACCGTCACGTAGTTTGATACCACGAACACCGCCAGCGGTACGACCCATTGAGCGAATGTCATCTTCTTGGAAACGTACAAGCATTCCATCACGCGTACCTATGATCACTTGCTTCGAACCATCCGTTAAACGAACAGCTATTAAGTCATCATCTTCACGCAAACTAATTGCTATTAAACCATTTGTACGGATGTTTGCGAATTGAGATACTGGTGTACGCTTTGTAATACCTGTTTTCGTCGTAAAGATAAAGTATGCATCTTCGTCAAATGAATCAACACGAATCATTGCCGTTACTTTCTCATCTTTCTCAATATTGAGTA of the Lysinibacillus fusiformis genome contains:
- a CDS encoding patatin-like phospholipase family protein, with amino-acid sequence MWIDGVFSGGGLKGFALVGAYQVLEDQNFRFKRVAGTSAGAILAAFIAAGYSGKEIECMLEELDVPSLLDPRKTFLPLPFMKWVNVYNHLGLYKGKALEKWFFQKLAAKGVYTFGDLPKDSLKLVASDLTNGRMIVLPDDLQKYHIDAENFSVACALRMSCGIPFFFEPVTLKTGKGESVIVDGGVLSNFPLWIFDDGNGRKVRPIIGLKLSRRSEEQCPHEIKNGLNLFEALFATMKGAHDERYISRRHERDIIFIPVDDYSATQFDLNEETKETLLEIGRNRTIQFLKTWPKFRI
- a CDS encoding HD-GYP domain-containing protein, whose protein sequence is METTHVPISELRLGKVISEDIFANTQYPIIFKDTIFSHEHLQVLSAFNISRVPVYTDGTKDSQLNDDKEIEVAIPPEAIPTFRRVYNNSIEQFKREFKNWEAGAKVDIAKARTIILPLLEMVLEDRTIIFDLNEYSNPKDYLYHHCVGTALISSVIAQKLGYDRGLTIQVAIGGLLADCGMAKIHPRIRDKKTTLTEQEFDEIYKHPIYSYNMVKDLTILKDTMKEAIFQHHERLNGSGYPKGEKIANISIFAQIIAVADVFHAMTCERVYRSKQSSFKVIEMVNESEFGKFDIKVVRALIDLVADLPIGTIVELSNLERGEVMFVNKFAPTRPLIKLSNTGEIFDLGKNRTFYISRIITN
- the ltrA gene encoding group II intron reverse transcriptase/maturase, whose translation is MLMERILSRENLLSALKRVERNKGSHGVDEMPVQNLRKHILQHWETMKMVLLQGTYEPQPVRRVEIPKPAGGVRLLGIPTVTDRFIQQAIAQVLTFLYDPTFSDHSYGFRPNRSAHDAIREAKGYIREGNRWVVDIDLEKFFDKVNHDRLMGVLAKRIEDKHLLKLIRKYLKSGIMINGIVTISEEGTPQGGPLSPLLSNIVLDELDKELEERGHKFVRYADDCNIYVKTKKSGNRVMNSVTWFIEGKLKLKVNLNKSAVDRPWKRKFLGFSFTNGIEPKVRIAKESVKRMKNKIREITSRKKPYSMDYRIQELNQYLIGWCGRKSYWRISKSPILDRTLGNSYWSSRGLKSLLARYETLRYPLN